One Methanobrevibacter sp. DNA segment encodes these proteins:
- a CDS encoding Hsp20/alpha crystallin family protein: MVDSETIETKISDKKEEFDEKVDETKDKFDEMKEETWEKYEERKEKSKNIADNMINDLGKTIDEIKDSLKNMQKNADQKYKDYKKATVQTLDIDLVETPDVYYIKAAVPGVAKKDVIIEAGDNDITIEATFEPFIDEFDEEDEAEEIVSAIKTGRCVKTVRFENSIDIENIKAKYAKGIIKITLPKLIIPKHKVTVE; this comes from the coding sequence ATGGTTGATTCCGAAACAATCGAAACTAAAATTTCAGACAAAAAAGAAGAATTTGATGAAAAAGTTGATGAAACTAAAGACAAATTCGATGAAATGAAAGAAGAAACATGGGAAAAATACGAAGAAAGAAAAGAAAAAAGCAAAAACATTGCTGACAACATGATTAACGATTTAGGTAAAACTATTGATGAAATCAAAGACAGCCTTAAAAACATGCAAAAAAATGCTGATCAAAAATACAAAGACTACAAAAAGGCTACTGTACAAACCTTAGACATCGACCTCGTTGAAACTCCTGATGTTTACTACATCAAAGCTGCAGTCCCAGGCGTTGCTAAAAAAGATGTAATCATCGAAGCAGGCGACAACGACATTACTATCGAAGCTACATTCGAACCTTTCATTGATGAATTCGATGAAGAAGATGAAGCAGAAGAAATCGTTTCAGCTATAAAAACTGGAAGATGTGTTAAAACCGTAAGGTTTGAAAACAGCATTGATATTGAAAACATCAAAGCAAAATACGCTAAAGGAATTATTAAAATTACCTTACCAAAATTAATCATACCAAAACATAAAGTAACTGTAGAATAA
- a CDS encoding HepT-like ribonuclease domain-containing protein codes for MKNNDIFYIQKIIEYCDIVDSLLDEYERDYAVFQSSKSFQLSTSMCIVQIGEYVSRLSDEFKQENDNIPWRQIKGMRNFAAHQYEHFEFEVLWHTITDELPELKQSLLPLL; via the coding sequence ATGAAAAATAATGACATTTTCTATATTCAAAAGATTATTGAATACTGTGATATTGTTGACAGTCTATTGGATGAATATGAAAGAGATTATGCAGTATTTCAATCATCAAAATCTTTTCAGTTATCAACAAGCATGTGCATTGTTCAAATTGGGGAATATGTTTCAAGATTATCTGATGAATTTAAACAAGAGAATGATAATATCCCGTGGAGGCAAATAAAAGGTATGAGAAACTTTGCGGCTCATCAATATGAACATTTTGAATTTGAGGTATTATGGCACACCATAACTGATGAACTTCCAGAATTAAAACAAAGCTTGTTGCCATTATTATAG